One part of the Coffea eugenioides isolate CCC68of chromosome 10, Ceug_1.0, whole genome shotgun sequence genome encodes these proteins:
- the LOC113750159 gene encoding probable WRKY transcription factor 7, whose amino-acid sequence MAVELMTGFRNDTFASKMEESAVQEAATAGLQSVEKLIRLLSQSQSQPSQIYQDPSSKQSSDYQAVADAAVNKFKKFISLLDRTRTGHARFRRGPVTNPPQPAPPLPPTQQPEQPQPQRQPPQSNPAATSQPANNLFQEDDDKEKVKSSSRIYCPTPIQGLPPLPHNHHQLMKNVNIERKESSTTINFAAASPVNSFMSSLTGDTESMQPSMSSGFQITNLSSHVSSAGKPPLSTSSLKRKCSSMDDSAVKCGGGGAASSGGRCHCPKKRKSRVKRVVRVPAISMKMADIPPDDYSWRKYGQKPIKGSPHPRGYYKCSSLRGCPARKHVERALDDPTMLIVTYEGEHNHSHSATEAPGALVLESS is encoded by the exons ATGGCTGTGGAGTTGATGACAGGATTCAGAAACGATACTTTTGCTTCCAAAATGGAAGAAAGCGCCGTTCAGGAAGCCGCGACTGCTGGACTTCAGAGCGTTGAGAAGCTCATCAGGCTGCTATCCCAATCCCAATCTCAACCCTCTCAAATCTATCAAGATCCTTCTTCAAAACAATCGTCCGATTATCAAGCTGTGGCCGATGCCGCTGTCAAtaagttcaagaaattcataTCCCTTCTCGACCGCACCAGAACCGGCCACGCCCGGTTTCGCCGCGGCCCGGTTACTAATCCCCCTCAACCGGCACCGCCGCTGCCGCCGACCCAACAACCGGAGCAGCCGCAACCGCAAAGACAGCCACCCCAGAGTAACCCTGCAGCAACAAGTCAACCCGCGAATAATTTGTTTCAAGAGGATGATGATAAGGAGAAGGTGAAATCTAGTTCAAGGATTTATTGTCCGACGCCCATTCAAGGGTTGCCGCCGCTGCCGCACAACCACCACCAGTTAATGAAGAACGTGAATATTGAGAGGAAGGAGTCCTCCACCACCATAAATTTTGCGGCTGCATCGCCTGTAAATTCATTTATGTCGTCGTTGACCGGGGATACGGAGAGCATGCAGCCGTCTATGTCCTCTGGGTTTCAGATTACCAATCTTTCTTCTCATGTATCGTCCGCCGGTAAGCCCCCGCTCTCCACGTCGTCGTTAAAGAGGAAGTGTAGCTCCATGGATGATTCCGCTGTGAAGTGCGGTGGCGGTGGCGCTGCTTCCTCAGGTGGTCGATGCCATTGTCCTAAGAAAAG GAAATCAAGGGTGAAAAGAGTGGTTAGAGTGCCAGCTATAAGCATGAAAATGGCCGATATTCCACCGGATGATTACTCCTGGAGAAAGTATGGTCAAAAGCCCATCAAGGGATCTCCTCATCCTAG GGGATATTACAAGTGTAGCAGCTTAAGAGGGTGCCCGGCCCGTAAGCATGTGGAGCGGGCGTTGGATGATCCGACTATGCTCATAGTTACATATGAAGGGGAGCATAATCACTCACATTCTGCTACGGAGGCACCAGGAGCTCTAGTTCTTGAATCATCTTAA